TCCTGGACCCGGAGGACATGACTGAGGACATGGTCTCCCGGTACCTGGCCACGGGTGGCGTGCCCGACCCCGACATGATAATCCGGGCAAGCGGTGAGCTGCGCCTGTCCAACTTCTACCTGTGGCAGGCCGCCTACTCGGAGATCTGGTCCACACCTGTACTCTGGCCTGATTTCCGCCGACACCACTTCGAAGAGGCCCTCCAGGCCTTTTCCGTAAGGCAGAGGCGCTACGGAGAGGTATTTGGTGAGGAGCCTGATCCATGCTAAGCAAGCGAGTGCTCGCGGCGCTCATTGGAGGGCCAGCCTTCCTGGGCCTGGCATACCTGGGCGGGTTTTCGTTCCTGGCTATGGTAGCGGTCCTAGGGGTGACGGGATACCTGGAGTATGCCGGGATGCTCAGGGTCAAGGGCCACAGGGTGATGGTGTTCCCCGGGATTGTCCTGGGGATATCCATCCTGTGGTGGATGTTGTTCCCGAAAGGATCCTGGGTGCTGGTGGTAGGTCTTATCCTTCCCGTGCTGGGGAGGTTGGCGGGCGGCACCAGGTATAGTATACTGGATTTGTGGATAAGTTTGGGCGGAAGCCTTTACATCTTCGGGCTCCTGGGTTTTGCGTTGAGGCTAAGGGGGCTCCAGGAGGGTTTCCAGGCTGTGTTCCTGCTGGTGGCTGTGGTGTGGACCCTGGACACCAGCGCCTACTTCGTGGGACGCGCCTGGGGACGGCGGAGGCTGTGGCCGAGGGTGAGCCCCAAGAAGACATGGGAGGGGGCCCTGGGTGGAACCCTGGCGGCCCTGGCTGCGGGTGTCCTGGTGGCATACCTCCTGGGGCACAGTGTCACAACGGGGTTCTGGGTGGCTCTAGCCGGCAGCATCGCGGGGCAAGCCGGAGACCTGGTGGAGTCCGCAGTGAAGAGGTACGCGGGGGTCAAGGATTCCGGGCATCTCATTCCCGGTCACGGGGGGATCCTGGATCGCTTTGACAGCCTGATGCTGGCTGCGCCCTGGGTGTACCTGGTGGTGAAGTTCCTGGGCTGATCGGAGGCGTGAGCGTTGTTAAGAAGACTGGAAGTCTACAGGCACTATCTCTACATGGCCCTGTTCTTCCTGGGCTCCTACGTGTTTTTCCGTTACCTCCTAGGCTATTTAACGCCGTTTGTCTTCGCGGCAATACTAGCGTTCATCATGGATCCTGCCGTGAACTACCTGGAGAGGAAGGGCAGGTTCCCCCGGGGGCTTGCCGCAGGCGTGGTGCTCCTCTTTGTCATGGGGGTCCTCTTCTTCCTCCTGGTAAGCGTGTTCACCAATGTCATCCACGAGCTGGCGCTCCTTTCCCGGCACCTTCCCGGGTACTACAGCGTTATCATGGAACTGATTGAAGAGGTGTCAGAAAGGGCTGGCAGCCTCCCCATACCCCTGCGGACAATGGTGGAAAGCCAGGTTGTCAGGGGCTTAACCTACCTGCAGACCTTGGCCGAGACCATAGTCGTCAGCATCAGGGGAGTGCCCCACCTGGTGACCAGCACGGTAGTGGGTTTCCTCGCCGCCTTCTTCCTGTCCAAGGACCGGGATGTCATCGGTCGCTTCATCCTGGGGCTTCTTCCGGGCTCCTGGCGCCAGGCCTACATCAGGACCAAGAAGGACGTGGTGGTCTCCACGCTGGGGCTGGTGAAGGCGCAGGCCTTCCTGATACTGCTGAGCACCGCCATATCCATAGTTGGATTGGAGATTATCGGCGTGCCCTACGCCCTGGTGATGGGGCTCATCATCGGCTTCGTGGACGTCTTGCCCATCCTGGGGCCCTCCGCTATCTACTGGCCCTGGATCATCATAAACCTCATCCTGCAGAACTACCTCTTTGCCCTGGCGCTCCTGGCGCTCTTCGGCATTGTGAGCCTCACCCGGAGCATCCTGGAGCCCAAGGTCATCGGCAGCCGCATCGGCGTTCACCCCTTGGCAACCCTCTTCTCGCTGTACGTGGGCTTCCGCGTGTTCGGGCTGGGTGGCTTCATAGTGGGACCCCTCGTGGCCATCCTCCTCAAGGCATCGGTGCGCTCGGGCCTCCTGCCCTTTTCCACCGATGAAATGTGAGGAGGGCGCTCCATGACCCTCAGAGTGTCAATCCTTGGCTCCACGGGATCCATAGGACGGCAGGCACTGGAGGTTGTGTCCCGGAATCCCGGCCGTCTTGAGGTGGTGGGCCTGGCCGCTGGTCAGAACCTGGACCTCCTCGCCCTCCAGGCCAGGGAACACGGGGTAAGGACCCTGTGCGTCCAGGATGGGCTGGGCGACGCCCTTGCTTCCCGGCTGGGAACCGGGGTGAAGGTATGGGAGGGGGATGAAGGCATCTGCCATCTAGCATCGCTTGATGAGGCCGACATCATCCTGGTGGCCCTTGTGGGTTCACGGGCGATCCCACCGGTAATGGCGGCCCTGGAGGCGGGGAAGACACTAGCCCTGGCCAACAAGGAGTGCCTGGTGGCTGCGGGCCACCTGGTAATGGGCTTGGCAAAGAAGACATCCGCCGAGATTCACCCGGTGGATAGCGAGCACTCCGCAGTGTACCAGTGCCTCATGGGGCAGGACCGGGGAGCCCTTCACCGGATCACCCTGACAGCCTCAGGGGGGGCATTTCGCGACAGGAGCCTCAAGGATCTCGCCGGGTTAACCCCTGAGGAGGCCCTGAAGCACCCCACGTGGCGCATGGGACCCAAGGTCACCGTGGATTCAGCCACCCTTATGAACAAGGGGTTTGAGGTCATAGAGGCTAGGTGGCTCTTCGGCATGCCCCCTGGAGGCATTCACGTGCTCATGCACCCTCAGAGCCTGGTGCATGCCCTGGTCGAGTTCTCGGACGGGACAACCCTGGCACACGTGGGTCCCCCCGACATGCGCATCCCCATACAGTATGCCTTGAGCCATCCCCAGCGCCTGCCCGGGCCTCCCTCAGTGGATCTAGCCTCCGTGGGGAGCCTCGTATTTTTCCAGCCCGACACTGCCCGCTACCCATGCCTTCGCCTGGCCTACGAGGCCCTGGAGGCCGGGGGCACTCTGCCGGCGGTCATGAACGCCGCCAACGAGGTGGCGGTGGAGGCCTTCCTGGGGGGTGACTTGCCCTTCCTGGGCATACAGAGGATAATAGAAGAAGTCATGGAAGGGCATAGAATCGTGAGAGAGCCGGCTTTGGATGATATCATGATGGCTGATGCCTGGGGGCGCCGGGAAGCAAGGCGGCTCGCTCTCAATCTAGGTGGTGGATTTGCGTGACGATTTTTATTGCCTTGGCTGTGCTGGGGCTCCTCATCTTCGTGCACGAGCTGGGCCACTTTATCGCGGCCAAGCGTGCGGGTATCCGGGTAGAGGAGTTCGCCCTGGGATTCGGGCCCAGGGTGTTCTCCGTAGTCAAGGGAGAGACCCGTTACTCCCTCCGGGCGTTGCCCATTGGGGGCTTCGTGAGGATGTCAGGAACCAGCGCCCTGGAGGGCCCAGTTGACCACAGGGGGTTCATCAACAAGGGGGTATGGCAAAGGCTAGGCGTGCTCCTTGCGGGTCCCGCCATGAACTTCACCCTAGCCATCTTGCTCTTCGCCATCATCTTCTCCGTTCTTGGCATCGAGACTCCCACACTGGAACTTTCTGATGTCCTAGAGGGACACGCTGCCGAGAGGTCCGGGTTCCTGGAAGGGGATCGCGTCATATCGGTGGACGGCGTTGAGGTGCAGGACTGGGTCCACCTGGTAACCCTGATTAACGCCTCCCTGGGAGAAGAGGTCGTGGTTGTGGTAGAGAGAGGGGGCTTCCAGAGGATCCTCAGGGTTGTTCCTGAACCCAGGCCTGATGACCCTTCAAGGGGCTTCATAGGAATATCCCCGGACATCAACATCGTCCGCCAGGACCCCTTCTCGGCGCTGAGGGATGCCCTTGGGTACACCCTGGCAGTTTCTGTGCTGTGGATCAGGGGCCTTGTCCTCATGATCCTGGGGAGGGCTCCGGTTGATGTGGCCGGCCCGGTGGGCATAACCCAGCTCATCGGTGAGGCCTCCAGGATGGGCCTGAGAAATCTCATGTACCTGTCCGCGGTGCTCTCAGCGAACCTGGGAATATTGAACCTCTTGCCCATTCCGGCCCTGGACGGGAGCCGCCTGGCCTTTCTGCTGGTGGAGGGGGTTCGGGGTAAGCCTGTGGACCCTGAGAAGGAGAACCTCATTCACTTCCTGGGCTTTGCCTTGCTCATGCTCATGGCAATTGTGGTAACCTACCGAGACATCCTCCGCTGGGGGGCGTCCTAGGTGAGAAGACTGTCCCGCAGGATGGTTGTGGGGGGGCTGGACCTCGGGGGCGGCGCCCCCGTGAGCGTCCAGGCCATGGCCAAGTCAGACCCTCGCGACCCTGACGCCCTCGCCCGCGAGATCGAAGCACTGAGGGCCGCTGGAGCCCAGATGGTACGTCTTGCGGTACCTGACCAGGAGGCCGCCAGGGTCTTCGGCAACCTGAAGCGCATCTTCCCCAGCGTGCCTCTTGTGGCGGACGTTCACTTCAACGCCAGCGTCGCGCTGGCCTGCATTTACGAGGGGGCGGACAAGTTAAGGATCAACCCTGGCAACATAGGAGGCCCCCGGCGCCTTGAGGAGGTGGCCCTAGAGGCCAGCAGGGCGGGCGTGCCCATCCGGGTGGGCGTGAACTCCGGCTCGCTGGAGAGGGAGCTGCTGGAGAGGTACGGTGGCCCTGTTCCCCAAGCCCTGGCCGAGAGTGCCCTTAGGAACGCTCGCCTTGTGGAAGAGGCCGGGCAGCCCGACGTTGTGGTGTCCGTGAAGGCGTCCTCCGTGCCCAGCACCGTTGAGGCCTACCGCCTGGTTGCCCAGGGATCGGACTACCCGCTGCACCTGGGGCTCACTGGAGCCGGACCCCCTTCAAGGGGGGCAGCCAAGAGCTGCCTGGCCCTAGGGATCCTCCTATACCAGGGGATAGGGGACACCATCAGGGTGTCCCTGACTGCGGATGCCTGCGAAGAGGTGCGTCTGGGAAGGGCCATCCTGGAGGCCCTGGAACTGAGGCCCCCTGGGCCTGACCTGGTGTCATGCCCTACCTGCGGCCGGTGCCGGGTGGACCTTAAGGGGTTGGTGGCCCAGGTGGAACCCCTCCTGGTGGAAGTGGGGATACCCCTGAAGGTGGCGGTCATGGGCTGCGAGGTGAACGGCCCAGGCGAGGCCAGGGAGGCTGACGTGGGCCTTGCGGCAGGCAAGGGCCGCGGCGCCATCTTCCGGAAGGGCAGGATAGTCCGGACCGTACCCGAGGAGGAGTTCCTGCCGGCCCTCCGCCGGGAGATGGAAGCCCTTGCCCTGGAAAGAGGAGTCAGCCCACAGTCATAGAATTATGTTCTTCGGTTAACATGAGTACCGAGGAGGAAGCCTCTAGATGAAAGTGGCTGCGATAATACCAGCATATAATGAAGAGAGGACCATAGGCCAGGTTGTGAGTACCCTCATGCACCACCCAGACGTGAGCAGTGTCATCGTGGTGGACGACGGTTCCCGGGATGCCACGGCGGAACTCGCAAGGCGCCATGGTGCCGAGGTTATTCGCCTGGAGCGGAACCATGGCAAGGGCGGGGCCATGAAGGCAGGCCTGAAGTGCACTGACGCTGATGTGGTGCTCTTTGTCGACGCTGATCTCGTGGGCTTTCGCAGGTCCCATGTAGAGGAACTGCTAAGGCCCGTTCTCAATGGTGAGGCCAAGATGACGGTGGGCCGCTTCGCCGGGGGGCGCCCCGCCACCGACCTGGCCCAGACGGTGATGCCCTTTCTCTCAGGCCAGAGAGCAGTGTGCCGTGAGGTGCTGCTCTCCGCACCTGACATGGAGATCAGCCGCTTCGGAGTGGAACTTGCCCTTACAAAGCATGTGAAGAAGAATTGCGTGTCCCACAAAGAGGTCATACTGAAGGAACTCAGCCACCTCACGAAGGAAGAGAAGATGGGGCTCTGGAAGGGCATTGCCGCCCGCGCACGCATGTACAGTGAGATTGTTGCCTCGGTGTTCCGGCCCTGAAGGGCCGGCTCCCGGAAGAGAAACACCCGTGGACCAGGGGTGCTTCACGAGGTGATCCCATTGAGCAGCAGGCTGCCCGCTGGCCCAATTAGGGGTCCCCTTCCTGAAGGACCTGGTGGAGGTGGGACGTAGATTCACAACAGTTTTGAGCACTGTTTCTGTCACGATGAGAACGCCGTGCCTGCCATGTGGCTACTGATGGCTATAGCGTTCAACCTGCTAAGGCTGTTTGACCTAAGAAGCCCGAGGGAGATCAGGGATTTCCTGGGGAGAGCGGCGATGATAATAATTACTCTACCCCAGATAAAAGCCCCCATCTATGTACTCATCCCTGACCCAGGCTAAATGGGCACTCATTGTGGCCGGTGCTCACGACGACCTGGAGGCAATACCGCGAAACCTATAGCTCATTGAGCAGAGTACCGCTATACCCGATTGGGGCACCCATTCCTGTAGGACCTGTTAATGCCCAGGTCCTATAAAAAACCCAGGGTTTGCGGAACCTCTGATGAGTGATTGTTAGAGTAAAGTAGATCCGGGTAATTGGGGGGGTAGAGTAGAAGGGAGAGAGACCCACAACTGGGAATTGGGAGGTTAGAACAACAACCCATTAACCCAGGGGGGGGTCTCTCAAGATGGAATTCAATTTAGATGAATTGGACTTGGGAAAACTGGAGGCGACGGCCTTTCGCATGGCCATGTTGATAGTTCGTGAAGCGCTAGGGGAAATCCTTGGGGCGATGGATGATTACTTGGCGACAGTGAGGGATAAGAAGCGGTACGAGATCAGGGAGTTGGAGGAGCGGGAGCTGGATACTCTTGTTGGGGTAGTGCGTTTCAAGCGTCGGAGTTACAGGGACCTTTTTACGGGTGAGATGGTGCATCTACTGGATCAGACATTGAAGATAAGGGAGTATCAGCGGATAAGTGAGGGAGTGGCGCGAGTGGCGGTTTCACTGGCGGCGTCCGGGCCATCGTATAGAAACGCCCGTGACAAGCTGGAGGAGATGTTGGGAGAGAGAGTAGTCAGCCATGAAGGGATCAGGCAGTTGCTTTTCAAGACGTCTGAGGTGATAGATAAGTCGAAGGAGCCGGAAGTCCCCAGAAGACGAGTGAAGGTATTGTTCATTGAAGCAGACGGGTTATGGACGGGGCGACAGGGGAAGAGACGGAAAGAGCAGACCAGGCATGCTGTGGTACACGAGGGGTGGCGTGAGAGGTATCCTGGGAGCCGGGAATACGAGACGATACGTGAGATACGTTACATGCACCCTCAAGGTTGCAGGCAGGGTTTCTGGGAAAGGCTCCTTAGCCAGATAGAGCAGGTGTATGACCTGGAAGACACAATAGTGATAATCAACGGTGACGGGGCCAGTTGGATAAGAGAAGGGGTGGCGTACTTCCCCAATTGCATGTACCAGTACGATCGCTTCCACATCTCCCGTGACGTCAGGGGTGCGCTGTCAGACAGGGCCCTGAAGGCGAAGGCGGTTGAAGCCCTACGTGATAACGACCTTGGGCAAACGGTGGAGGTCCTGGAGGCGGGGCTGAAGACAGCGACGGGGAAGGAATGCAAGAGGCTCAGGACAGTCAAGGACAATCTCATGTCAAACTGGGAGT
Above is a window of Bacillota bacterium DNA encoding:
- a CDS encoding phosphatidate cytidylyltransferase, which encodes MLSKRVLAALIGGPAFLGLAYLGGFSFLAMVAVLGVTGYLEYAGMLRVKGHRVMVFPGIVLGISILWWMLFPKGSWVLVVGLILPVLGRLAGGTRYSILDLWISLGGSLYIFGLLGFALRLRGLQEGFQAVFLLVAVVWTLDTSAYFVGRAWGRRRLWPRVSPKKTWEGALGGTLAALAAGVLVAYLLGHSVTTGFWVALAGSIAGQAGDLVESAVKRYAGVKDSGHLIPGHGGILDRFDSLMLAAPWVYLVVKFLG
- the ytvI gene encoding sporulation integral membrane protein YtvI, which translates into the protein MLRRLEVYRHYLYMALFFLGSYVFFRYLLGYLTPFVFAAILAFIMDPAVNYLERKGRFPRGLAAGVVLLFVMGVLFFLLVSVFTNVIHELALLSRHLPGYYSVIMELIEEVSERAGSLPIPLRTMVESQVVRGLTYLQTLAETIVVSIRGVPHLVTSTVVGFLAAFFLSKDRDVIGRFILGLLPGSWRQAYIRTKKDVVVSTLGLVKAQAFLILLSTAISIVGLEIIGVPYALVMGLIIGFVDVLPILGPSAIYWPWIIINLILQNYLFALALLALFGIVSLTRSILEPKVIGSRIGVHPLATLFSLYVGFRVFGLGGFIVGPLVAILLKASVRSGLLPFSTDEM
- a CDS encoding 1-deoxy-D-xylulose-5-phosphate reductoisomerase, translating into MTLRVSILGSTGSIGRQALEVVSRNPGRLEVVGLAAGQNLDLLALQAREHGVRTLCVQDGLGDALASRLGTGVKVWEGDEGICHLASLDEADIILVALVGSRAIPPVMAALEAGKTLALANKECLVAAGHLVMGLAKKTSAEIHPVDSEHSAVYQCLMGQDRGALHRITLTASGGAFRDRSLKDLAGLTPEEALKHPTWRMGPKVTVDSATLMNKGFEVIEARWLFGMPPGGIHVLMHPQSLVHALVEFSDGTTLAHVGPPDMRIPIQYALSHPQRLPGPPSVDLASVGSLVFFQPDTARYPCLRLAYEALEAGGTLPAVMNAANEVAVEAFLGGDLPFLGIQRIIEEVMEGHRIVREPALDDIMMADAWGRREARRLALNLGGGFA
- the rseP gene encoding RIP metalloprotease RseP; the encoded protein is MTIFIALAVLGLLIFVHELGHFIAAKRAGIRVEEFALGFGPRVFSVVKGETRYSLRALPIGGFVRMSGTSALEGPVDHRGFINKGVWQRLGVLLAGPAMNFTLAILLFAIIFSVLGIETPTLELSDVLEGHAAERSGFLEGDRVISVDGVEVQDWVHLVTLINASLGEEVVVVVERGGFQRILRVVPEPRPDDPSRGFIGISPDINIVRQDPFSALRDALGYTLAVSVLWIRGLVLMILGRAPVDVAGPVGITQLIGEASRMGLRNLMYLSAVLSANLGILNLLPIPALDGSRLAFLLVEGVRGKPVDPEKENLIHFLGFALLMLMAIVVTYRDILRWGAS
- the ispG gene encoding flavodoxin-dependent (E)-4-hydroxy-3-methylbut-2-enyl-diphosphate synthase, which encodes MRRLSRRMVVGGLDLGGGAPVSVQAMAKSDPRDPDALAREIEALRAAGAQMVRLAVPDQEAARVFGNLKRIFPSVPLVADVHFNASVALACIYEGADKLRINPGNIGGPRRLEEVALEASRAGVPIRVGVNSGSLERELLERYGGPVPQALAESALRNARLVEEAGQPDVVVSVKASSVPSTVEAYRLVAQGSDYPLHLGLTGAGPPSRGAAKSCLALGILLYQGIGDTIRVSLTADACEEVRLGRAILEALELRPPGPDLVSCPTCGRCRVDLKGLVAQVEPLLVEVGIPLKVAVMGCEVNGPGEAREADVGLAAGKGRGAIFRKGRIVRTVPEEEFLPALRREMEALALERGVSPQS
- a CDS encoding glycosyltransferase family 2 protein, with the protein product MKVAAIIPAYNEERTIGQVVSTLMHHPDVSSVIVVDDGSRDATAELARRHGAEVIRLERNHGKGGAMKAGLKCTDADVVLFVDADLVGFRRSHVEELLRPVLNGEAKMTVGRFAGGRPATDLAQTVMPFLSGQRAVCREVLLSAPDMEISRFGVELALTKHVKKNCVSHKEVILKELSHLTKEEKMGLWKGIAARARMYSEIVASVFRP
- a CDS encoding ISLre2 family transposase — translated: MEFNLDELDLGKLEATAFRMAMLIVREALGEILGAMDDYLATVRDKKRYEIRELEERELDTLVGVVRFKRRSYRDLFTGEMVHLLDQTLKIREYQRISEGVARVAVSLAASGPSYRNARDKLEEMLGERVVSHEGIRQLLFKTSEVIDKSKEPEVPRRRVKVLFIEADGLWTGRQGKRRKEQTRHAVVHEGWRERYPGSREYETIREIRYMHPQGCRQGFWERLLSQIEQVYDLEDTIVIINGDGASWIREGVAYFPNCMYQYDRFHISRDVRGALSDRALKAKAVEALRDNDLGQTVEVLEAGLKTATGKECKRLRTVKDNLMSNWEYILDYRLRLEALGYDCSGLRGLGSGESNIGKFKSRVRGRAWSQKGIYALGNVLFKVMEGSLGLYTRQVVNCLDEQLKTVVTAGAGLVKKAVLGEEPGVKRGHFPCLDRGTEGYAVLFRRLLEEGCAF